In Sphaeramia orbicularis chromosome 7, fSphaOr1.1, whole genome shotgun sequence, one genomic interval encodes:
- the las1l gene encoding ribosomal biogenesis protein LAS1L gives MKRKNSVKKRHVVAWINKAEWDQVLEYLYSNDPSLQKYALQRISAWKSRYANNSPVAVDCTADLVRCQVLDRSGQLDGDDLVLLYGTAMVRFVNLITERQQGKVARPLRRLAGKLNIPEWIVNLRHDFTHRKLPTLKWCRKGCKAVLEWLQQEYWSRQLGGGSNEEAWESQSDRDDEEAYLKSQDDELLARQKEVEAYKNARELLISYEREQYQGFDGVSEYKEKRCSPEPFAEMNWILAEIKQLALDSSDLLIDVLLEDGFLVPTVEQLETLGCDPSNNTSPSAPRLPQNFLRFWLPLLKMLNSPSFIHLLLEKLFIELKMLFTEPNNHKAYYISAWISEVFICNTKKFEYHFETKGQKKARIKSSIFVNRIQLRWQQLLSACLDAPCVSTPHLLKLILDDMEHPLPVETRERLLLLSSIYTQTTRPECDTTPQQKQQPIYTLDSLHEKLQHSRRWRSRADFERSESPHDYKWADAEAEKAKLLRGSPWQICADKVLWKNYPLGKVPGQSDDPSCLMVDTYSTMTVFDQPVELESTAQHNVPGVPATVRTTEGILWNHSDVSKLKSGLQLF, from the coding sequence ATGAAGAGAAAGAACTCGGTGAAGAAACGCCATGTGGTAGCATGGATCAACAAAGCTGAGTGGGACCAGGTACTGGAGTATCTCTACTCAAATGATCCATCCTTACAGAAGTACGCTCTGCAAAGGATATCTGCCTGGAAAAGCAGATATGCTAACAACTCCCCCGTGGCCGTGGACTGCACCGCCGACCTGGTCAGGTGTCAGGTACTGGACCGGTCAGGACAGCTGGACGGAGATGACCTGGTCCTGCTTTACGGAACAGCCATGGTCAGGTTTGTCAATCTGATCACTGAACGCCAGCAGGGGAAAGTTGCACGACCACTCAGGCGGCTGGCTGGCAAGTTGAACATCCCAGAATGGATCGTGAATCTAAGGCACGATTTTACACATCGGAAACTCCCGACCTTGAAGTGGTGTCGAAAGGGATGCAAGGCGGTTCTGGAGTGGCTCCAGCAGGAGTACTGGTCCAGACAACTGGGAGGGGGCTCTAATGAGGAGGCGTGGGAATCCCAGTCAGATAGAGATGATGAGGAGGCTTACTTAAAGTCCCAAGACGATGAGCTTCTTGCAAGACAAAAAGAGGTGGAGGCTTACAAGAATGCACGTGAACTTTTGATATCTTATGAAAGGGAGCAGTACCAGGGCTTTGATGGAGTTTCTGAATATAAAGAAAAGAGGTGCTCACCAGAACCCTTTGCAGAAATGAACTGGATTCTAGCTGAGATCAAGCAGCTTGCTTTGGACTCAAGTGACCTGCTGATTGATGTGCTGTTGGAGGATGGATTTCTGGTGCCTACTGTTGAACAGCTGGAAACACTAGGCTGTGACCCTTCTAACAACACCAGCCCCTCTGCCCCCCGACTCCCTCAAAATTTCTTGCGCTTTTGGCTGCCCCTCCTGAAGATGCTTAATTCACCATCCTTTATTCACCTGCTTCTGGAGAAGCTCTTTATTGAACTGAAAATGCTCTTCACTGAGCCAAATAATCACAAGGCTTACTATATCTCTGCTTGGATCTCTGAAGTTTTCATTTGTAACACTAAAAAGTTTGAGTACCATTTTGAGACAAAGGGTCAGAAGAAGGCCAGAATCAAGAGCAGTATTTTTGTGAACCGCATCCAGTTGAGGTGGCAGCAGCTGCTTTCTGCATGCTTGGATGCTCCATGTGTTAGCACGCCTCACCTGCTCAAATTAATCCTGGATGACATGGAGCATCCACTTCCTGTGGAAACCCGAGAGAGGCTGCTGCTGCTCTCCTCCATCTACACTCAGACCACACGGCCAGAATGTGACACCACTCCACAGCAGAAACAACAGCCCATATACACACTTGATAGTTTACATGAGAAGCTCCAGCACTCAAGACGATGGCGATCCAGGGCAGACTTTGAGAGGAGTGAGTCCCCTCACGATTACAAGTGGGCAGATGCTGAGGCAGAAAAAGCAAAGTTGCTCAGAGGCTCTCCATGGCAAATTTGTGCAGACAAAGTTTTGTGGAAAAACTATCCCCTTGGTAAGGTACCTGGACAGTCAGATGACCCTTCATGCCTCATGGTGGACACCTACTCAACGATGACTGTCTTTGATCAGCCAGTGGAGTTGGAGAGCACAGCACAACACAATGTCCCAGGAGTCCCAGCCACAGTGAGAACAACTGAAGGCATTCTTTGGAACCACAGTGACGTCAGCAAGCTGAAATCTGGCCTGCAACTTTTTTAA
- the haus7 gene encoding HAUS augmin-like complex subunit 7, with protein sequence MAGGLKEKQLAQNVYDLLQAASCPLVEGLFLQESDSKLQLLCTPSQHRTDILAWICSSVNPNFSKEMSIRSKVPDILNKDMAALGQELMLCKADDLDLIKGEQSPLQQLQFFEQLLSLVPGCRKSPFKTDEEILLNELFAAENLPLLTQTLKPSLDPWPAHIKALHKGTKSSHQKPSSEEVDVASLLQSTQSALEQLQSECEFLTTEVQSPGVFSPSALCVAASDLQQLMATFTHVYETDLKAYCNRDPPSLSTETAVFQRVHQLLLACNTELEMFNEITEASASMTDDVSKLQMQPRYWSRGEKRTLPEQLEELTRRYRDFLSLLHS encoded by the exons ATGGCGGGTGGTTTGAAAGAAAAACAACTTGCTCAAAATGTTTATGATTTATTGCAG GCTGCATCTTGTCCCTTGGTAGAAGGCTTGTTCCTGCAGGAGTCTGACAGTAAGCTGCAGCTCCTGTGTACTCCCTCTCAGCACCGCACTGACATACTGGCATGGATCTGCAGCAG TGTCAACCCAAACTTTTCCAAGGAGATGTCCATAAGATCTAAAGTTCCTGACATTTTAAATAAAG ATATGGCTGCACTTGGGCAGGAGTTGATGTTGTGCAAAGCAGATGATTTGGATCTGATCAAG GGTGAACAAAGTCCTCTCCAACAGCTGCAGTTCTTCGAGCAGCTTTTAAGTCTAGTCCCAGGCTGCAGGAAGTCACCGTTCAAAACAGACGaagagattctgctgaatgaactcTTTGCTGCTGAGAATCTTCCCCTGCTCACACAAACTCTGAAACCATCACTTGACCCATGGCCTGCTCACATCAA GGCATTGCACAAGGGCACCAAGTCATCTCATCAAAAACCAAGTAGTGAAGAGGTTGATGTGGCCTCTCTTCTGCAGTCGACACAGTCAGCTTTGGAGCAGCTGCAGTCTGAG TGTGAATTTCTGACTACAGAGGTTCAGAGTCCTGGCGTCTTCTCTCCAAGTGCTTTGTGTGTGGCGGCCAGTGACCTTCAACAGTTAATGGCTACGTTCACCCATGTATATGAAACAGATTTAAAAGCCTACTGCAACCGAGATCCTCCCAGTCTCAGCACAGAGACGGCCGTCTTCCAGAGAGTACATCAGCTACTGCTGGCCTGCAACACG GAATTAGAAATGTTCAATGAAATCACAGAAGCATCTGCGTCCATGACTGACGATGTGAGTAAGCTGCAAATGCAGCCTCGCTACTGGAGTCGAGGGGAGAAGCGCACATTGC CCGAGCAGTTGGAGGAACTCACAAGACGTTACAGAGACTTTCTCTCCCTACTTCATTCGTAG